A window of Synechococcales cyanobacterium CNB contains these coding sequences:
- a CDS encoding type II secretion system protein, which translates to MNGAAARCRGMSLVEMLVAIAIVSTLLALAVVGIRGSRQ; encoded by the coding sequence ATGAACGGGGCAGCTGCTCGGTGCCGCGGCATGTCCCTCGTCGAGATGCTCGTCGCCATCGCGATCGTTTCGACTCTGCTCGCGCTTGCCGTAGTCGGCATTCGCGGCTCCAGACAGT